A genome region from Passer domesticus isolate bPasDom1 chromosome 27, bPasDom1.hap1, whole genome shotgun sequence includes the following:
- the MEIOC gene encoding meiosis-specific coiled-coil domain-containing protein MEIOC isoform X2 produces the protein MDPSLLYPPWSTCTDDTKQPAAPQINLKSRIQPERNDYGSETDLYGLVSNILEEQDKPQPCFAEGSCPPTLKSVWPVNTSRMEHHDLLPEARRAVVGAVPQQGFYGSESLPAADKQFLQSPTLVAQQKADDCYRGFAGVDLEEQSLYSARSDRANGCNLQANESVKTAPVYQNYPYLKNTFAAQAGYSEAIKDSGADAYSYGREKVCPKGADAQVHPKRAETFLPQCHRYNENTDFTRYTEYSHAGKAKPNKGTSCSLQENRKLVNGTPEAPSLDAEPYAKLFQVKSGTQKKFEDTISDQHDFTFPKSVGLVSEKQFASESSFGTDFGQKFEYGLKSFAACAGNNGVEKQQFSKADLQNPEFYKSLPLLPSAAVPSAGSSARPGWMNIQTKPTASGPFQNPSPLLKLNNQSPAFPKSSRHSNDVFQLPSSNLPLNSNLLHKYCQDNPFLSSLDFGYSTAERARAAACMEALVRGGEENLIEYLSEKKLKQPNGFCDSYLAQQLGIIDNLNKQRFQLKPQSEHCDLEGQNQADGVFQDMYQELLESQGQLHLGAGNGDTSAIAAGSCLQAPGIPNCVVGDFRRNRQLGPSTFPMRSAHLLGRSVVPLVEPHTLFSQDDLKRLYPCFTEKIYGDNALSGFVSAFGFQKQVKSRSGPASELHVRLEECYEQWRALEKERKKTESALAKNFQGKKVSSTNNIPIPRLTSNPSRVDRLIVDQLREQARVVTLLGKMERLRSSPLHANISTALDKHLESIHVVQARRKDEIVSASSRQRHGPPRCQDERVVLALAAALRALCLATRKVRTVLWCAFQMTLPKPSAGKRARERLPQEGAAPEEKRAETPPAAAAAPRGPREGGAEGAPGPCTDLLRSVYERGDVNSS, from the exons ATGGACCCTTCCCTTTTGTACCCCCCTTGGTCTACGTGTACAGATGACACCAAgcagcctgctgctcctcagaTTAACCTGAAGTCCAG GATTCAGCCCGAAAGGAATGATTATGGCAGTGAAACTGATTTATATGGACTCGTGTCAAACATCTTGGAGGAACAAGACAAACCACAGCCGTGCTTTGCTGAGGG GAGCTGCCCTCCCACCCTGAAGTCAGTGTGGCCAGTGAACACGAGCAGAATGGAGCACCACGACCTGTTGCCAGAAGCCAGGAGGGCAGTGGTTggagcagtgccccagcagggtTTCTATGGCAGTGagtccctccctgctgctgacaAGCAGTTCCTGCAGAGTCCCACTCTGGTGGCACAGCAGAAAGCAGACGATTGTTACCGCGGCTTTGCCGGCGTggacctggaggagcagagcttgTACTCTGCCAGGAGCGATCGTGCCAATGGCTGCAACTTGCAGGCTAATGAGAGTGTGAAGACAGCACCTGTATATCAGAACTACCCCTACCTGAAAAACACCtttgcagcccaggctgggtaCTCAGAAGCAATCAAAGACTCGGGAGCTGATGCTTATTCTTATGGAAGGGAGAAGGTGTGTCCCAAAGGAGCAGATGCACAGGTGCACCCAAAGCGGGCAGAAACATTCCTTCCACAGTGTCACAGATACAATGAGAACACAGATTTTACCCGATACACTGAATATTCTCATGCTGGTAAAGCAAAGCCCAACAAGGGCACCAGTTGTAGCCTCCAAGAAAATAGAAAGCTGGTAAATGGAACCCCTGAGGCACCATCTCTGGATGCAGAGCCCTATGCTAAATTATTTCAAGTTAAATCAGGAACTCAGAAAAAATTTGAAGATACAATTTCAGATCAGCACGACTTTACATTTCCCAAGTCTGTAGGACTTGTATCAGAAAAACAATTTGCAAGCGAATCTTCCTTCGGCACTGATTTTGGGCAAAAATTTGAATATGGACTAAAATCTTTTGCAGCTTGTGCAGGGAATAATGGTgtggaaaagcagcagttttCCAAGGCCGATCTTCAGAATCCTGAATTCTATAAATCACTCCCACTGTTGCCCAGTGCAGCAGTCCCCTCAGCAGGCTCTAGTGCCAGGCCAGGGTGGATGAACATCCAAACCAAACCCACGGCTTCTGGCCCCTTCCAGAATCCAAGTCCTTTGTTGAAACTGAATAATCAGTCACCTGCATTTCCAAAAAGCTCTCGTCATTCTAATGATGTTTTTCAGTTGCCATCTTCAAATTTGCCTTTAAATAGTAATTTACTTCACAAGTACTGTCAAGACAACCCATTCCTCTCCAGCCTTGACTTTGGCTACAGCACTGCAGAGCGAGCTCGGGCAGCTGCGTGCATGGAAGCCCTGGTTAGGGGTGGAGAAGAGAACCTCATCGAGTACCTCAGTGAGAAGAAGTTGAAGCAGCCAAATGGATTCTGTGACAGTTACTTGGCTCAGCAGTTGGGGATCATTGACAATCTGAACAAGCAGCGTTTCCAGCTGAAGCCGCAGAGCGAGCACTGTGACCTGGAAGGGCAGAACCAGGCAGATGGGGTGTTTCAGGACATGTACCAGGAGTTACTGGAGTCTCAGGGGCAGCTGCATCTCGGGGCAGGGAACGGGGACACCAGTGCCattgctgctgggagctgcctgcaggctCCAGGCATTCCCAACTGCGTGGTGGGTGACTTCAGGCGGAACCGGCAGCTGggccccagcaccttccccatGAGATCTGCTCACCTCTTGGGCCGCTCCgtggtgcctctggtggagccccACACCTTGTTCTCCCAGGATGATCTCAAACGCCTCTACCCCTGCTTCACAGAGAAGATATATGGTGACAATGCCCTTTCTGGTTTTGTGTCAGCATTTGGATTTCAAAAGCAAGTTAAAAGTCGCAGTGGGCCTGCCAGCGAGCTGCACGTGAGACTGGAAGAGTGTTATGAGCAGTGGAGAGCAttggagaaagaaagaaagaag acTGAATCAGCTCTTGCTAAGAATTTCCAAGGGAAGAAGGTTTCCAGTACTAACAACATTCCAATTCCAAGGCTGACATCAAATCCATCAAGGGTTGATCGCTTAATTGTGGATCAGCTACGGGAACAAGCCAGA GTTGTGACTTTGCTGGGGAAGATGGAGCGCCTGCGCAGCTCTCCGCTCCACGCCAACATCTCCACTGCTCTGGATAAACACCTGGAGTCCATCCACGTGGTGCAGGCTCGCAGGAAGGATGAAATTGTCAGTGCTTCCAGCCGGCAGCGGCACGGCCCTCCCAGGTGCCAGGATGAGAGAG TGGTGCTGGCTCTGGCCGCGGCGCTCCGAGCCCTGTGCCTGGCCACGCGCAAGGTGCGCACCGTGCTCTGGTGCGCCTTCCAGATGACCCTGCCCAAACCCTCGGCTGGCAAACGGGCTCGGGAGAGACTTCCTCAGGAGGGAGCAGCGCCCGAAGAGAAACGAGCCGAGACTCCCCCGgctgcggccgcggccccgcggggGCCCAGGGAAGggggggcagagggagcccCGGGGCCGTGCACGGACCTGCTCCGCAGTGTGTATGAGAGAGGAGACGTGAATTCCTCGTAA
- the MEIOC gene encoding meiosis-specific coiled-coil domain-containing protein MEIOC isoform X1: MENEENVELPQAYSSSLSTSEYSAPMDPSLLYPPWSTCTDDTKQPAAPQINLKSRIQPERNDYGSETDLYGLVSNILEEQDKPQPCFAEGSCPPTLKSVWPVNTSRMEHHDLLPEARRAVVGAVPQQGFYGSESLPAADKQFLQSPTLVAQQKADDCYRGFAGVDLEEQSLYSARSDRANGCNLQANESVKTAPVYQNYPYLKNTFAAQAGYSEAIKDSGADAYSYGREKVCPKGADAQVHPKRAETFLPQCHRYNENTDFTRYTEYSHAGKAKPNKGTSCSLQENRKLVNGTPEAPSLDAEPYAKLFQVKSGTQKKFEDTISDQHDFTFPKSVGLVSEKQFASESSFGTDFGQKFEYGLKSFAACAGNNGVEKQQFSKADLQNPEFYKSLPLLPSAAVPSAGSSARPGWMNIQTKPTASGPFQNPSPLLKLNNQSPAFPKSSRHSNDVFQLPSSNLPLNSNLLHKYCQDNPFLSSLDFGYSTAERARAAACMEALVRGGEENLIEYLSEKKLKQPNGFCDSYLAQQLGIIDNLNKQRFQLKPQSEHCDLEGQNQADGVFQDMYQELLESQGQLHLGAGNGDTSAIAAGSCLQAPGIPNCVVGDFRRNRQLGPSTFPMRSAHLLGRSVVPLVEPHTLFSQDDLKRLYPCFTEKIYGDNALSGFVSAFGFQKQVKSRSGPASELHVRLEECYEQWRALEKERKKTESALAKNFQGKKVSSTNNIPIPRLTSNPSRVDRLIVDQLREQARVVTLLGKMERLRSSPLHANISTALDKHLESIHVVQARRKDEIVSASSRQRHGPPRCQDERVVLALAAALRALCLATRKVRTVLWCAFQMTLPKPSAGKRARERLPQEGAAPEEKRAETPPAAAAAPRGPREGGAEGAPGPCTDLLRSVYERGDVNSS; this comes from the exons AATGAAGAAAATGTGGAGTTACCTCAGGCCTACAGTTCTTCCCTTTCAACATCAGAGTACTCTGCACCCATGGACCCTTCCCTTTTGTACCCCCCTTGGTCTACGTGTACAGATGACACCAAgcagcctgctgctcctcagaTTAACCTGAAGTCCAG GATTCAGCCCGAAAGGAATGATTATGGCAGTGAAACTGATTTATATGGACTCGTGTCAAACATCTTGGAGGAACAAGACAAACCACAGCCGTGCTTTGCTGAGGG GAGCTGCCCTCCCACCCTGAAGTCAGTGTGGCCAGTGAACACGAGCAGAATGGAGCACCACGACCTGTTGCCAGAAGCCAGGAGGGCAGTGGTTggagcagtgccccagcagggtTTCTATGGCAGTGagtccctccctgctgctgacaAGCAGTTCCTGCAGAGTCCCACTCTGGTGGCACAGCAGAAAGCAGACGATTGTTACCGCGGCTTTGCCGGCGTggacctggaggagcagagcttgTACTCTGCCAGGAGCGATCGTGCCAATGGCTGCAACTTGCAGGCTAATGAGAGTGTGAAGACAGCACCTGTATATCAGAACTACCCCTACCTGAAAAACACCtttgcagcccaggctgggtaCTCAGAAGCAATCAAAGACTCGGGAGCTGATGCTTATTCTTATGGAAGGGAGAAGGTGTGTCCCAAAGGAGCAGATGCACAGGTGCACCCAAAGCGGGCAGAAACATTCCTTCCACAGTGTCACAGATACAATGAGAACACAGATTTTACCCGATACACTGAATATTCTCATGCTGGTAAAGCAAAGCCCAACAAGGGCACCAGTTGTAGCCTCCAAGAAAATAGAAAGCTGGTAAATGGAACCCCTGAGGCACCATCTCTGGATGCAGAGCCCTATGCTAAATTATTTCAAGTTAAATCAGGAACTCAGAAAAAATTTGAAGATACAATTTCAGATCAGCACGACTTTACATTTCCCAAGTCTGTAGGACTTGTATCAGAAAAACAATTTGCAAGCGAATCTTCCTTCGGCACTGATTTTGGGCAAAAATTTGAATATGGACTAAAATCTTTTGCAGCTTGTGCAGGGAATAATGGTgtggaaaagcagcagttttCCAAGGCCGATCTTCAGAATCCTGAATTCTATAAATCACTCCCACTGTTGCCCAGTGCAGCAGTCCCCTCAGCAGGCTCTAGTGCCAGGCCAGGGTGGATGAACATCCAAACCAAACCCACGGCTTCTGGCCCCTTCCAGAATCCAAGTCCTTTGTTGAAACTGAATAATCAGTCACCTGCATTTCCAAAAAGCTCTCGTCATTCTAATGATGTTTTTCAGTTGCCATCTTCAAATTTGCCTTTAAATAGTAATTTACTTCACAAGTACTGTCAAGACAACCCATTCCTCTCCAGCCTTGACTTTGGCTACAGCACTGCAGAGCGAGCTCGGGCAGCTGCGTGCATGGAAGCCCTGGTTAGGGGTGGAGAAGAGAACCTCATCGAGTACCTCAGTGAGAAGAAGTTGAAGCAGCCAAATGGATTCTGTGACAGTTACTTGGCTCAGCAGTTGGGGATCATTGACAATCTGAACAAGCAGCGTTTCCAGCTGAAGCCGCAGAGCGAGCACTGTGACCTGGAAGGGCAGAACCAGGCAGATGGGGTGTTTCAGGACATGTACCAGGAGTTACTGGAGTCTCAGGGGCAGCTGCATCTCGGGGCAGGGAACGGGGACACCAGTGCCattgctgctgggagctgcctgcaggctCCAGGCATTCCCAACTGCGTGGTGGGTGACTTCAGGCGGAACCGGCAGCTGggccccagcaccttccccatGAGATCTGCTCACCTCTTGGGCCGCTCCgtggtgcctctggtggagccccACACCTTGTTCTCCCAGGATGATCTCAAACGCCTCTACCCCTGCTTCACAGAGAAGATATATGGTGACAATGCCCTTTCTGGTTTTGTGTCAGCATTTGGATTTCAAAAGCAAGTTAAAAGTCGCAGTGGGCCTGCCAGCGAGCTGCACGTGAGACTGGAAGAGTGTTATGAGCAGTGGAGAGCAttggagaaagaaagaaagaag acTGAATCAGCTCTTGCTAAGAATTTCCAAGGGAAGAAGGTTTCCAGTACTAACAACATTCCAATTCCAAGGCTGACATCAAATCCATCAAGGGTTGATCGCTTAATTGTGGATCAGCTACGGGAACAAGCCAGA GTTGTGACTTTGCTGGGGAAGATGGAGCGCCTGCGCAGCTCTCCGCTCCACGCCAACATCTCCACTGCTCTGGATAAACACCTGGAGTCCATCCACGTGGTGCAGGCTCGCAGGAAGGATGAAATTGTCAGTGCTTCCAGCCGGCAGCGGCACGGCCCTCCCAGGTGCCAGGATGAGAGAG TGGTGCTGGCTCTGGCCGCGGCGCTCCGAGCCCTGTGCCTGGCCACGCGCAAGGTGCGCACCGTGCTCTGGTGCGCCTTCCAGATGACCCTGCCCAAACCCTCGGCTGGCAAACGGGCTCGGGAGAGACTTCCTCAGGAGGGAGCAGCGCCCGAAGAGAAACGAGCCGAGACTCCCCCGgctgcggccgcggccccgcggggGCCCAGGGAAGggggggcagagggagcccCGGGGCCGTGCACGGACCTGCTCCGCAGTGTGTATGAGAGAGGAGACGTGAATTCCTCGTAA
- the MEIOC gene encoding meiosis-specific coiled-coil domain-containing protein MEIOC isoform X3, with the protein MENEENVELPQAYSSSLSTSEYSAPMDPSLLYPPWSTCTDDTKQPAAPQINLKSRIQPERNDYGSETDLYGLVSNILEEQDKPQPCFAEGSCPPTLKSVWPVNTSRMEHHDLLPEARRAVVGAVPQQGFYGSESLPAADKQFLQSPTLVAQQKADDCYRGFAGVDLEEQSLYSARSDRANGCNLQANESVKTAPVYQNYPYLKNTFAAQAGYSEAIKDSGADAYSYGREKVCPKGADAQVHPKRAETFLPQCHRYNENTDFTRYTEYSHAGKAKPNKGTSCSLQENRKLVNGTPEAPSLDAEPYAKLFQVKSGTQKKFEDTISDQHDFTFPKSVGLVSEKQFASESSFGTDFGQKFEYGLKSFAACAGNNGVEKQQFSKADLQNPEFYKSLPLLPSAAVPSAGSSARPGWMNIQTKPTASGPFQNPSPLLKLNNQSPAFPKSSRHSNDVFQLPSSNLPLNSNLLHKYCQDNPFLSSLDFGYSTAERARAAACMEALVRGGEENLIEYLSEKKLKQPNGFCDSYLAQQLGIIDNLNKQRFQLKPQSEHCDLEGQNQADGVFQDMYQELLESQGQLHLGAGNGDTSAIAAGSCLQAPGIPNCVVGDFRRNRQLGPSTFPMRSAHLLGRSVVPLVEPHTLFSQDDLKRLYPCFTEKIYGDNALSGFVSAFGFQKQVKSRSGPASELHVRLEECYEQWRALEKERKKAKPVQAVVRVSRHSTAGTRCVGTIALVELL; encoded by the exons AATGAAGAAAATGTGGAGTTACCTCAGGCCTACAGTTCTTCCCTTTCAACATCAGAGTACTCTGCACCCATGGACCCTTCCCTTTTGTACCCCCCTTGGTCTACGTGTACAGATGACACCAAgcagcctgctgctcctcagaTTAACCTGAAGTCCAG GATTCAGCCCGAAAGGAATGATTATGGCAGTGAAACTGATTTATATGGACTCGTGTCAAACATCTTGGAGGAACAAGACAAACCACAGCCGTGCTTTGCTGAGGG GAGCTGCCCTCCCACCCTGAAGTCAGTGTGGCCAGTGAACACGAGCAGAATGGAGCACCACGACCTGTTGCCAGAAGCCAGGAGGGCAGTGGTTggagcagtgccccagcagggtTTCTATGGCAGTGagtccctccctgctgctgacaAGCAGTTCCTGCAGAGTCCCACTCTGGTGGCACAGCAGAAAGCAGACGATTGTTACCGCGGCTTTGCCGGCGTggacctggaggagcagagcttgTACTCTGCCAGGAGCGATCGTGCCAATGGCTGCAACTTGCAGGCTAATGAGAGTGTGAAGACAGCACCTGTATATCAGAACTACCCCTACCTGAAAAACACCtttgcagcccaggctgggtaCTCAGAAGCAATCAAAGACTCGGGAGCTGATGCTTATTCTTATGGAAGGGAGAAGGTGTGTCCCAAAGGAGCAGATGCACAGGTGCACCCAAAGCGGGCAGAAACATTCCTTCCACAGTGTCACAGATACAATGAGAACACAGATTTTACCCGATACACTGAATATTCTCATGCTGGTAAAGCAAAGCCCAACAAGGGCACCAGTTGTAGCCTCCAAGAAAATAGAAAGCTGGTAAATGGAACCCCTGAGGCACCATCTCTGGATGCAGAGCCCTATGCTAAATTATTTCAAGTTAAATCAGGAACTCAGAAAAAATTTGAAGATACAATTTCAGATCAGCACGACTTTACATTTCCCAAGTCTGTAGGACTTGTATCAGAAAAACAATTTGCAAGCGAATCTTCCTTCGGCACTGATTTTGGGCAAAAATTTGAATATGGACTAAAATCTTTTGCAGCTTGTGCAGGGAATAATGGTgtggaaaagcagcagttttCCAAGGCCGATCTTCAGAATCCTGAATTCTATAAATCACTCCCACTGTTGCCCAGTGCAGCAGTCCCCTCAGCAGGCTCTAGTGCCAGGCCAGGGTGGATGAACATCCAAACCAAACCCACGGCTTCTGGCCCCTTCCAGAATCCAAGTCCTTTGTTGAAACTGAATAATCAGTCACCTGCATTTCCAAAAAGCTCTCGTCATTCTAATGATGTTTTTCAGTTGCCATCTTCAAATTTGCCTTTAAATAGTAATTTACTTCACAAGTACTGTCAAGACAACCCATTCCTCTCCAGCCTTGACTTTGGCTACAGCACTGCAGAGCGAGCTCGGGCAGCTGCGTGCATGGAAGCCCTGGTTAGGGGTGGAGAAGAGAACCTCATCGAGTACCTCAGTGAGAAGAAGTTGAAGCAGCCAAATGGATTCTGTGACAGTTACTTGGCTCAGCAGTTGGGGATCATTGACAATCTGAACAAGCAGCGTTTCCAGCTGAAGCCGCAGAGCGAGCACTGTGACCTGGAAGGGCAGAACCAGGCAGATGGGGTGTTTCAGGACATGTACCAGGAGTTACTGGAGTCTCAGGGGCAGCTGCATCTCGGGGCAGGGAACGGGGACACCAGTGCCattgctgctgggagctgcctgcaggctCCAGGCATTCCCAACTGCGTGGTGGGTGACTTCAGGCGGAACCGGCAGCTGggccccagcaccttccccatGAGATCTGCTCACCTCTTGGGCCGCTCCgtggtgcctctggtggagccccACACCTTGTTCTCCCAGGATGATCTCAAACGCCTCTACCCCTGCTTCACAGAGAAGATATATGGTGACAATGCCCTTTCTGGTTTTGTGTCAGCATTTGGATTTCAAAAGCAAGTTAAAAGTCGCAGTGGGCCTGCCAGCGAGCTGCACGTGAGACTGGAAGAGTGTTATGAGCAGTGGAGAGCAttggagaaagaaagaaagaag GCAAAACCAGTACAGGCTGTAGTCAGAGTGAGCAGACATAGCACTGCTGGAACACGGTGTGTTGGCACGATTGCTTTAGTTGAACTGCTTTGA